From Ptychodera flava strain L36383 chromosome 3 unlocalized genomic scaffold, AS_Pfla_20210202 Scaffold_26__1_contigs__length_13983176_pilon, whole genome shotgun sequence, one genomic window encodes:
- the LOC139126058 gene encoding TBC1 domain family member 23-like codes for MADGGVEDTVWHRDLEEALEEGCDFGALRNICKGRSIPDQFRSQVWKICLNVAGKGDSLASFDGIYDMDEQETLRHDCREFVDKFNNSEEEKLSLVSDLESVITFYCKSRDILYCHGNGWLDVLGIFLAMNLERSDLYNCFYAIMTKFIPRDCKKDSKAFNLFRLLVLYHEPELCNFLDTKKITPDMYANHWVGSLFAGTCTIPVLRCIWDIYVQQADPFLVFFLSLVILVNAKEHILTLTADSRQAIVESIASFPCQLEAEDVEDFCSLAQYYASKTPQSFRRDYQSIFSSSLANFRNDEMSSLSHELCLPVSMSELLQTNQQSAGDVGVRFFVVDCRPAEQYNSGHLPIAFHLDANLLLEQPTEFAQAVKALFAAQQQAIRAESLAGGEHLCFMGSGREEEDQYVHMVIAHFLQRKSQYISMAAGGYSALHRLLSEVLSTGLTDHNSKHCIVCTPEAASVEEDISEDLTNHNDRGASFMNKLTSTFKTKSATVKGRVIDFIKNEQPAVDRHVSSHDTGKPYRGVKPVFSINDDEDDAEEFGSFGSSDDERREMVHIETWLKKPDVKHSFQCQHVKETGYMTPSHLLVTNSHLYILRETPTKPGFALIQGRRPLNTIVKITSKKRHPEFITFKYGTSSDDGIKIDSVDRFIIPKAGDCTKAIKLQIVKVLDALDT; via the exons ATGGCTGACGGGGGTGTAGAAGACACTGTGTG GCACCGTGACCTTGAAGAGGCCTTGGAAGAAGGATGTGACTTTGGAGCTCTTAGGAACATCTGTAAAGGAAGAAGTATTCCAGACCAATTCAGATCCCAAGTCTGGAAG ATCTGTCTTAATGTTGCCGGTAAAGGTGACAGCCTGGCCTCCTTCGATGGCATTTATGATATGGACGAACAGGAAACTCTCAGACATGACTGCAGGGAGTTTGTCG ACAAATTCAACAACTCGGAGGAGGAGAAGCTGTCATTAGTCAGTGACTTGGAATCTGTCATCACATTCTACTGTAAATCAAGAGACATACTCTATTGCCATGGAAACGGATGGCTGGATGTTCTCGGTATCTTCCTGGCAATGAATCTGGAAAGATCTGATCTCTACAACTGTTTCTACGCCATCATGACAAAATTTATCCCGAG GGACTGTAAAAAAGACAGCAAAGCGTTCAACTTATTCCGCCTTCTAGTGCTGTACCATGAACCAGAGCTGTGTAACTTCCTAGACACCAAGAAAATCACTCCAGATATGTATGCAAACCATTGG GTTGGTAGTTTGTTTGCCGGTACGTGTACGATACCAGTTTTGCGGTGTATATGGGATATCTACGTCCAACAAGCCGATCCATTCCTTGTCTTCTTCCTATCATTAGTTATACTAGTCAATGCAAA AGAGCACATATTAACGCTGACAGCAGATAGTAGACAGGCCATCGTGGAGAGCATTGCATCGTTTCCCTGTCAACTTGAAGCAGAAGATGTTGAAGATTTTTGCTCATTAGCCCAGTATTATGCATCCAAAACACCCCAGTCATTCAGAAGG GATTACCAGTCCATATTTAGCTCATCGTTAGCTAATTTCAGAAATGATGAAATGTCATCTCTGTCACATGAATTGTGTCTGCCTGTATCAATGTCTGAACTCTTGCAGACAAACCAACAGTCAGCG GGTGATGTTGGAGTGAGATTCTTTGTTGTGGACTGCAGACCAGCAGAACAGTACAACAGTGGACATTTACCTATAGCATTTCATTTAGACGCAAACCTG TTACTGGAACAGCCAACAGAGTTTGCGCAGGCAGTCAAGGCATTGTTTGCTGCACAACAACAAGCCATCAGAGCAGAGTCTCTGGCTGGCGGTGAACATCTCTGTTTCATGGGAAGTGGTCGGGAGGAAGAGGACCAATATGTACACATGGTTATTGCACACTTCTTACAA aGGAAAAGTCAGTATATCAGTATGGCAGCTGGTGGATATAGTG CTCTTCACAGACTTCTATCAGAGGTACTGAGTACTGGCCTGACAGATCACAATAGTAAACACTGTATTGTGTGTACACCAGAAGCTGCCTCTGTGGAAGAAGATATT AGTGAAGATTTGACCAATCACAACGACAGGGGAGCATctttcatgaataaattaacaTCTACTTTCAAGACCAAGTCAGCCACTGTGAAGGGCAGAGTGATAGACTTTATCAAAAATGAACAGCCTGCAGTAGACAG ACATGTGAGTAGTCACGACACTGGTAAACCATACCGTGGTGTTAAACCTGTATTCAGTAtcaatgatgatgaagatgacgcTG AGGAGTTTGGCAGCTTTGGTTCATCTGATGACGAGCGAAGGGAGATGGTCCATATTGAAACATGGCTGAAGAAACCCGATGTGAAACACTCGTTCCAGTGTCAACACGTGAAGGAGACCGGATACATGACACCCAG CCATTTACTTGTCACCAACAGCCATCTGTATATTCTGCGGGAAACCCCGACCAAGCCAGGATTTGCCTTGATACAAGGGCGGCGACCGCTCAACACCATCGTCAAGATCACCTCCAAGAAACGCCACCCGGAATTCATCACCTTCAAGTACGGCACCAGCAGCGACGACGGCATAAAAATTGACTCTGTAGACCGGTTCATCATCCCCAAGGCCGGGGACTGCACCAAGGCCATCAAACTCCAAATTGTGAAAGTCCTTGATGCGTTGGATACTTAA